Proteins encoded within one genomic window of Cellulomonas xiejunii:
- the ligD gene encoding non-homologous end-joining DNA ligase codes for MSPERQSVDVGGRPVRLTHLDKVVYPATGTTKAEVMDYLVQVEPAILRQLRDRPVTRIRWPDGVGGEKFFEKNTPRGAPSWLRHRRLPASPGTDDEGTVLDLPFLDDLAGLMWAANSGALELHTPQWTVGPRGGLRDADRLVVDLDPGPGAGLDECARVAHLVAERLRDEGLARTVPVTSGSKGLQLYAPLPRPRPATRVREEARTLAHALAAEHPELVVAVQRKDVRGGKVLLDWSQNHPAKTTITPWSLRGRDRPTVAAPRHWDEIGPGLQQLTATEAAARLARDGDPFAA; via the coding sequence ATGAGCCCGGAACGCCAGAGCGTCGACGTCGGGGGCCGTCCCGTCCGACTCACCCACCTCGACAAGGTCGTGTACCCCGCGACCGGGACGACCAAGGCCGAGGTCATGGACTACCTCGTGCAGGTCGAGCCGGCGATCCTCCGGCAGCTGCGCGACCGGCCCGTCACCCGCATCCGCTGGCCGGACGGCGTGGGCGGCGAGAAGTTCTTCGAGAAGAACACCCCCCGCGGCGCACCGTCCTGGTTGCGTCACCGACGGCTGCCCGCCTCGCCCGGGACGGACGACGAGGGCACCGTCCTCGACCTGCCGTTCCTCGACGACCTCGCCGGGCTCATGTGGGCGGCCAACTCCGGCGCCCTCGAGCTGCACACGCCGCAGTGGACGGTCGGCCCCCGCGGAGGGTTGCGCGACGCCGACCGCCTCGTGGTCGACCTCGACCCCGGACCCGGCGCGGGCCTCGACGAGTGCGCCCGCGTCGCGCACCTCGTCGCCGAGAGGCTGCGCGACGAGGGCCTCGCCCGGACCGTGCCCGTCACGTCGGGCTCCAAGGGGCTGCAGCTCTACGCACCGCTCCCCCGCCCCCGCCCCGCGACGAGGGTGCGCGAGGAGGCGCGCACCCTCGCGCACGCGCTCGCGGCCGAGCACCCGGAACTCGTGGTCGCCGTGCAGCGCAAGGACGTGCGCGGCGGCAAGGTGCTGCTGGACTGGTCGCAGAACCACCCCGCGAAGACGACGATCACCCCGTGGTCCCTGCGTGGCCGGGACCGTCCCACGGTCGCCGCTCCCCGCCACTGGGACGAGATCGGGCCGGGCCTGCAGCAGCTCACGGCCACCGAGGCTGCGGCGCGTCTGGCTCGTGACGGAGACCCGTTCGCCGCGTGA
- a CDS encoding App1 family protein produces the protein MTTGQRPGAHAAQPDHAGTGGQDGLRAGRVAPRLENPDGSPVQPLHVAARLEDRFDSALAHVLRRRGWTVRVVGYAGYGSGGKVRVLARTLLASPGVRQQDLPDSGGDAQTGERPADAVRGWRSFFSAPVAGAPVEVTIGETTHQLTADRGGYVDELVDADLEPGWHDLTLTSLDGARTTTRVVVVGPEPTVGIVSDIDDTVMVTRLPRPFVAAWNVFVRHENAREAVPGMSRLYRELRAARPDSPVVYLSTGAWNAAPAIGRFLRRHDYPAGPMLMTDWGPTNTGLFRSGQRHKVAQLRRLFAELPQVRWILVGDDGQHDPQIYAGAVARYPEHVEAVLIRQLTAGEHVLSHGLPVATPEQEDAADDADQTPGIEVLLGADGEELLGRVREAGLVG, from the coding sequence GTGACGACGGGACAGCGCCCGGGCGCGCACGCCGCGCAGCCCGACCACGCCGGCACGGGCGGGCAGGACGGGTTGCGGGCGGGCCGCGTCGCGCCGCGGCTGGAGAACCCCGACGGCTCGCCGGTGCAGCCCCTGCACGTGGCGGCGCGGCTCGAGGACCGCTTCGACTCCGCGCTCGCGCACGTCCTGCGGCGCCGCGGGTGGACCGTCCGCGTCGTCGGGTACGCCGGCTACGGGTCCGGCGGCAAGGTGCGGGTCCTGGCGCGCACCCTGCTCGCGTCCCCGGGCGTGCGACAGCAGGACCTGCCGGACAGCGGAGGCGACGCGCAGACCGGCGAGCGACCGGCGGACGCCGTGCGCGGGTGGCGGTCCTTCTTCAGCGCGCCGGTCGCCGGTGCCCCCGTGGAGGTCACCATCGGTGAGACCACCCACCAGCTGACGGCGGACCGCGGGGGCTACGTCGACGAGCTGGTCGACGCGGACCTCGAGCCCGGCTGGCACGACCTGACGCTCACGTCGCTGGACGGTGCCCGTACCACGACGCGGGTGGTCGTCGTCGGCCCCGAGCCGACCGTGGGGATCGTCAGCGACATCGACGACACGGTGATGGTCACGAGGCTGCCCCGCCCGTTCGTCGCGGCGTGGAACGTGTTCGTCCGGCACGAGAACGCCCGTGAGGCCGTCCCGGGCATGTCCAGGCTCTACCGGGAGCTGCGGGCGGCGCGCCCCGACTCCCCCGTGGTGTACCTGTCGACCGGTGCGTGGAACGCGGCGCCCGCGATCGGCCGGTTCCTGCGCCGCCACGACTACCCCGCCGGTCCGATGCTCATGACGGACTGGGGACCGACCAACACGGGCCTGTTCCGCAGCGGGCAGCGCCACAAGGTCGCCCAGCTGCGGCGGCTGTTCGCCGAGCTCCCGCAGGTGCGCTGGATCCTCGTCGGCGACGACGGCCAGCACGACCCGCAGATCTACGCGGGGGCCGTGGCCCGGTACCCCGAGCACGTCGAGGCGGTGCTGATCCGCCAGCTGACCGCCGGCGAGCACGTGCTCTCGCACGGCCTGCCCGTGGCGACCCCCGAGCAGGAGGACGCGGCGGACGACGCCGACCAGACGCCGGGCATCGAGGTGCTGCTGGGCGCCGACGGGGAGGAGCTCCTGGGCCGCGTCCGGGAGGCCGGGCTCGTCGGCTGA
- a CDS encoding Dps family protein yields the protein MARDLPKYTVPSLTPEDGAQVAAILQERLNALNDLALTLKHIHWNVVGPHFIAVHEMLDPQVDAVRLMVDATAERIATLGSAPVGTPGALVAARTWDDYSIGRATTAEHLGALDEVYVGVITDHRKAAAQAEELDTVTNDLLVGHLAELELFHWFVRAHLESSGGALSTAGTSTEAGAAEAAEAAASRTTS from the coding sequence ATGGCCCGCGATCTGCCGAAGTACACCGTCCCGTCCCTCACCCCGGAGGACGGCGCGCAGGTGGCGGCGATCCTCCAGGAACGTCTCAACGCCCTGAACGACCTGGCACTCACGCTGAAGCACATCCACTGGAACGTCGTCGGCCCCCACTTCATCGCCGTCCACGAGATGCTCGACCCGCAGGTCGACGCCGTGCGGCTCATGGTCGACGCCACGGCAGAGCGGATCGCCACGCTGGGTTCCGCACCCGTCGGCACGCCCGGAGCCCTCGTCGCGGCCCGCACGTGGGACGACTACTCGATCGGTCGCGCGACCACGGCGGAGCACCTCGGCGCCCTCGACGAGGTGTACGTCGGGGTCATCACCGACCACCGGAAGGCCGCGGCGCAGGCCGAGGAGCTCGACACCGTGACGAACGACCTCCTGGTCGGTCACCTGGCCGAGCTCGAGCTGTTCCACTGGTTCGTCCGTGCGCACCTCGAGTCGTCCGGTGGTGCGCTCTCGACGGCCGGCACGTCCACCGAGGCGGGGGCGGCCGAGGCCGCCGAGGCGGCCGCGTCCCGTACGACGTCGTGA
- a CDS encoding methylated-DNA--[protein]-cysteine S-methyltransferase, which yields MSTVQDGRGGDVRDTLAGTHEERLLAVLHARLVARAQDEGLLDVAYRVVDSPVGRVLVAAGDAGVLRVAFEVQGHDAVLDDLAARVSPRVLEGGDRLDPVLRQLDEYFTGSRTSFDVPVDLRLARGLRRDVVEALPRIAYGTTASYTQVAAAVGRPAAVRAVATACALNPVPLLVPCHRVVRSDGSTGRYVGGDEAKRTLLALERTPLVSGAPEA from the coding sequence ATGAGCACCGTGCAGGACGGACGGGGCGGGGACGTGCGCGACACGCTCGCCGGCACCCACGAGGAACGGCTGCTGGCGGTCCTGCACGCGCGCCTGGTCGCACGAGCGCAGGACGAGGGACTGCTGGACGTGGCGTACCGGGTCGTCGACTCGCCCGTCGGCCGGGTGCTCGTGGCGGCGGGCGACGCGGGCGTGCTGCGCGTGGCCTTCGAGGTCCAGGGCCACGACGCGGTGCTGGACGACCTCGCGGCACGCGTGAGCCCTCGGGTGCTCGAGGGTGGCGACCGCCTCGACCCGGTGCTGCGTCAGCTCGACGAGTACTTCACGGGGAGCCGGACGTCGTTCGACGTCCCGGTCGACCTGCGCCTGGCCCGAGGCCTGCGGCGCGACGTGGTCGAGGCGCTGCCGCGCATCGCCTACGGCACCACGGCGTCCTACACGCAGGTCGCCGCCGCCGTGGGGCGGCCCGCGGCCGTCCGCGCCGTGGCGACCGCGTGCGCCCTCAACCCGGTGCCCCTGCTCGTGCCCTGCCACCGCGTCGTGCGCTCGGACGGGTCGACCGGCCGGTACGTGGGCGGCGACGAGGCGAAGCGCACGCTGCTGGCGCTCGAGCGCACTCCTCTGGTTTCCGGCGCACCCGAGGCGTAG
- the ligD gene encoding non-homologous end-joining DNA ligase → MEPMLATPAPAPAALPRGRDWVFEVKWDGVRVLADAHDGAVRLSSRNERDVTPAYPELGGLAALGDVLLDGEVVLMDAGRPSFAALAERMHVRDLRRAQALAAARPVTYVVFDVLRHDGQDLTGLPLDARRAVLDGLVLPEHVQTSPWYDDGDDLWQVTAAHGLEGVVAKRRDAPYRPGRRSPDWVKSAHRRTRTALVGAWRPESTGTGRLGAVLLGAPDATGGLRYLCRAGSGLGGPAARAMRALLAPHERSDSPFADDVPALDARGAVWCEPVVVVETLYLARTPSGRLRQPVVRGVRTDATVDPWEQP, encoded by the coding sequence GTGGAGCCCATGCTCGCCACCCCTGCGCCCGCACCCGCCGCGCTCCCGCGCGGTCGCGACTGGGTGTTCGAGGTCAAGTGGGACGGGGTGCGCGTGCTCGCGGACGCGCACGACGGCGCCGTGCGGCTGAGCAGCCGCAACGAGCGCGACGTCACCCCGGCGTACCCCGAGCTCGGCGGCCTGGCCGCGCTGGGGGACGTGCTGCTCGACGGGGAGGTCGTCCTGATGGACGCCGGACGCCCCTCTTTCGCCGCGCTGGCCGAGCGTATGCACGTGCGTGACCTGCGACGGGCGCAGGCGCTCGCGGCGGCCCGGCCCGTCACGTACGTCGTCTTCGACGTGCTGCGCCACGACGGCCAGGACCTCACGGGGCTGCCGCTCGACGCGCGTCGCGCGGTCCTGGACGGCCTGGTGCTGCCCGAGCACGTGCAGACCTCGCCCTGGTACGACGACGGCGACGACCTGTGGCAGGTCACGGCCGCCCACGGTCTCGAGGGGGTCGTCGCCAAGCGTCGCGACGCGCCGTACCGACCTGGACGGCGGTCGCCCGACTGGGTGAAGTCCGCGCACCGCCGCACCCGGACGGCACTGGTCGGTGCGTGGCGTCCGGAGTCGACCGGTACCGGGCGGCTCGGTGCCGTGCTGCTGGGTGCGCCCGACGCGACCGGCGGGCTGCGGTACCTGTGCCGTGCGGGCTCCGGGCTCGGTGGGCCCGCCGCGCGCGCGATGCGTGCGCTCCTCGCGCCCCACGAACGCAGCGACAGCCCGTTCGCGGACGACGTTCCCGCCCTCGACGCACGCGGTGCGGTCTGGTGCGAGCCCGTGGTGGTCGTCGAGACCCTGTACCTGGCCCGCACGCCGTCGGGCCGGCTGCGGCAGCCCGTGGTGCGGGGGGTGCGCACCGATGCCACCGTGGACCCCTGGGAGCAGCCGTGA
- a CDS encoding RNA polymerase sigma factor, with product MNGPFEDVVRVHGGTVLRVCRAVLAGHDAQDAWSETFLAALRAWPGLPADVNVEAWLVTVARRKAIDELRRRTRQAAPVAEPGALDGVPLLGAVAGPGERDLDLWQAVRALPDKQRRVVVLHHLGGLPYAEVAGLVGGTDAAARRAGADGVAALRRIYGAREAR from the coding sequence ATGAACGGTCCGTTCGAGGACGTCGTGCGTGTGCACGGCGGCACCGTCCTGCGCGTCTGCCGCGCGGTGCTCGCCGGGCACGACGCCCAGGACGCATGGTCCGAGACCTTCCTCGCGGCGCTGCGCGCGTGGCCGGGGCTGCCCGCGGACGTCAACGTCGAGGCGTGGCTCGTGACCGTGGCTCGTCGCAAGGCGATCGACGAGCTGCGCCGACGAACGCGGCAGGCGGCACCCGTCGCGGAGCCGGGCGCGCTGGACGGCGTCCCGCTGCTCGGTGCCGTGGCCGGGCCGGGGGAGCGGGACCTCGACCTGTGGCAGGCCGTGCGCGCCCTGCCGGACAAGCAGCGACGGGTCGTCGTGCTCCACCACCTCGGCGGGCTGCCGTACGCCGAGGTCGCGGGCCTCGTCGGCGGCACCGACGCGGCGGCGCGGCGCGCAGGCGCGGACGGCGTGGCGGCTCTGCGCCGCATCTACGGAGCCAGGGAGGCGCGATGA
- the mqo gene encoding malate dehydrogenase (quinone), which produces MAPGTHDTADVDVLLVGGGIMSATLASLLGSLEPSWRIEVHERLDAPALESSNPWNNAGTGHAALCELNYTPQRPDGTVDVTKAVTINEQYELSRELWHHLAAAGRLPGAENAVTTTPHLTFVRGAADVEYLRRRWEALRQHHLFADLEFTTDPAVIARWAPLLVADRTDDEPIAATRATWGTDVDFGSLTRAMLTDAVARGAALHTSSEVTRLKRLRDGRWRVTVVDRRWNGRPPRTLTARFVFVGAGGGALHLLQRSRIKEIRGYAGFPISGQFLRTTNPRLVEQHRAKVYGKAAIGAPPMSVPHLDARTVDGGQALMFGPYAGWSMKFLKRGSWTDLLRSIRPGNLVPMLAVGLRNMNLVTYLLREVTASDTARLRSLRAYMPSAHPRDWELITAGQRVQVIKRGKGGGVLEFGTELVASADGSIAGLLGASPGASTAVATMLDLLDRCFPDRAETWRPQLQRLMPSLGGGEWDAALELHQLVDDGTLTGGH; this is translated from the coding sequence GTGGCTCCTGGAACGCACGACACCGCCGACGTCGACGTCCTCCTCGTGGGCGGAGGCATCATGAGCGCGACCCTCGCGTCGCTGCTCGGGAGCCTCGAGCCCAGCTGGCGCATCGAGGTCCACGAGCGGCTCGACGCCCCCGCGCTGGAGAGCTCCAACCCGTGGAACAACGCGGGCACCGGGCACGCGGCCCTCTGCGAGCTGAACTACACGCCGCAGCGCCCTGACGGCACCGTCGACGTCACCAAGGCCGTGACGATCAACGAGCAGTACGAGCTCTCACGCGAGCTGTGGCACCACCTCGCCGCCGCAGGCCGCCTGCCGGGCGCCGAGAACGCCGTGACGACGACCCCGCACCTGACGTTCGTGCGCGGGGCCGCCGACGTCGAGTACCTGCGCCGACGCTGGGAGGCCCTGCGTCAGCACCACCTCTTCGCGGACCTCGAGTTCACCACCGACCCCGCCGTCATCGCCCGCTGGGCGCCGCTGCTGGTGGCCGACCGCACGGACGACGAGCCGATCGCCGCGACGCGCGCCACCTGGGGAACCGACGTCGACTTCGGCTCCCTGACACGCGCGATGCTCACCGACGCCGTCGCACGCGGGGCCGCCCTGCACACCAGCAGCGAGGTCACGCGCCTCAAGCGGCTGCGTGACGGCCGCTGGCGCGTCACCGTCGTGGACCGGCGCTGGAACGGCCGACCGCCGCGGACCCTCACCGCACGCTTCGTGTTCGTCGGCGCCGGCGGTGGCGCCCTGCACCTGCTGCAGCGCTCGCGGATCAAGGAGATCCGTGGCTACGCGGGCTTCCCGATCAGCGGCCAGTTCCTGCGGACCACCAACCCGCGGCTCGTCGAGCAGCACCGGGCCAAGGTCTACGGCAAGGCCGCGATCGGTGCGCCGCCTATGTCGGTGCCTCACCTGGACGCGCGCACGGTCGACGGCGGCCAGGCGCTGATGTTCGGGCCGTACGCGGGCTGGAGCATGAAGTTCCTCAAGCGCGGCTCCTGGACGGACCTGCTGCGCTCGATCCGCCCCGGCAACCTCGTGCCCATGCTCGCGGTCGGGCTGCGCAACATGAACCTCGTGACGTACCTGCTGCGGGAGGTCACCGCGAGCGACACCGCGCGGCTGCGCTCGCTGCGCGCCTACATGCCGTCGGCGCACCCCCGCGACTGGGAGCTCATCACCGCCGGGCAGCGCGTCCAGGTCATCAAGCGCGGCAAGGGCGGGGGCGTGCTGGAGTTCGGCACGGAGCTGGTGGCCTCGGCCGACGGCTCGATCGCCGGGCTCCTGGGCGCGTCGCCGGGGGCCTCGACCGCGGTCGCCACGATGCTCGACCTCCTCGACCGGTGCTTCCCGGACCGCGCCGAGACGTGGCGTCCCCAGCTGCAGCGGCTGATGCCCAGCCTGGGCGGCGGCGAGTGGGACGCGGCGCTCGAGCTGCACCAGCTCGTGGACGACGGGACGCTGACGGGCGGACACTGA
- a CDS encoding MFS transporter, whose amino-acid sequence MTTPDDGTTPLAVEHAGPPVHVDRLRRRTVAVLAAAQVLGGLAAGSVVSVGSLLAVDLSGVRAWAGSVTTASTLGAALGSLALARLAVAHGRRRALSTGLALAAAGAIGIVLAAVLAFFPLLLVAGALLGVGAAVTLQSRFAATDLSTPTTRSRDLSVVVWASTVGAVVGPNLVHLDEQVARLTGLPPMAGVFVFAAAGLLGALVVVQVGLRPDPLDVAGRRSGAPGTRPHVPLRSALTTLRRHPRAAAAVVGVLTAHGVMVAVMSVTSVHLEDHGGSISAVGLTISLHLGAMFAFAPLMGLLADAVGSRPTLVAGLLVLVLGAAVCGAAGGDHVAVTVGLALVGLGWSAATVAGSSIVSGAVPRADRVAVQGLSDAMMSLAGAGGGLLAGVGLQVVGYSGIAVAAAVVGLLGATAVVVVSRRGGRTTPTG is encoded by the coding sequence GTGACCACACCCGACGACGGCACGACACCCCTCGCCGTCGAACACGCAGGACCGCCCGTCCACGTCGACAGACTGCGCCGCCGCACGGTCGCGGTCCTCGCGGCGGCGCAGGTGCTCGGCGGCCTGGCCGCGGGCTCGGTCGTGTCGGTCGGGTCGCTGCTGGCCGTGGACCTGTCCGGCGTCCGGGCGTGGGCCGGGTCCGTGACGACCGCCTCGACGCTCGGCGCAGCCCTGGGGTCCCTCGCGCTCGCACGCCTGGCCGTCGCGCACGGCCGACGACGCGCGCTGTCCACGGGTCTGGCGCTCGCCGCGGCGGGCGCCATCGGCATCGTGCTCGCAGCCGTGCTCGCGTTCTTCCCCCTTCTGCTCGTCGCCGGTGCCCTCCTGGGCGTCGGGGCGGCGGTCACACTGCAGTCCCGCTTCGCCGCCACGGACCTGTCGACGCCGACCACGCGATCGCGTGACCTGTCCGTGGTGGTCTGGGCGAGCACGGTCGGTGCGGTCGTCGGGCCCAACCTCGTCCACCTCGACGAGCAGGTGGCGCGGCTCACCGGCCTGCCACCGATGGCCGGCGTCTTCGTGTTCGCGGCCGCCGGTCTGCTCGGTGCGCTCGTGGTGGTGCAGGTGGGGCTGCGGCCGGACCCGCTGGACGTCGCGGGCCGCCGGAGCGGTGCTCCCGGGACGCGGCCGCACGTGCCGCTGCGCAGCGCGCTGACGACGCTGCGGCGGCACCCGCGCGCGGCTGCGGCCGTCGTCGGCGTGCTGACCGCGCACGGGGTGATGGTCGCCGTGATGTCGGTGACGTCCGTGCACCTGGAGGACCACGGGGGGTCCATCTCCGCGGTCGGCCTGACGATCAGCCTCCACCTGGGGGCGATGTTCGCCTTCGCTCCGCTCATGGGCCTGCTGGCCGACGCGGTCGGTTCGCGCCCGACGCTCGTCGCAGGACTTCTCGTCCTGGTGCTCGGAGCCGCAGTCTGCGGCGCGGCGGGCGGTGACCACGTGGCCGTGACGGTCGGGCTCGCGCTGGTGGGGCTCGGCTGGTCGGCGGCGACGGTCGCGGGCTCGAGCATCGTCAGCGGTGCCGTGCCGCGGGCCGACCGGGTGGCGGTGCAAGGGCTGTCGGACGCGATGATGTCGCTCGCCGGCGCCGGCGGCGGGCTGCTCGCCGGGGTGGGGCTGCAGGTGGTGGGGTACTCCGGCATCGCGGTAGCGGCGGCGGTGGTGGGTCTGCTCGGCGCGACGGCCGTGGTCGTGGTCTCCCGGCGCGGGGGCCGCACGACCCCGACGGGCTGA
- a CDS encoding aldo/keto reductase — protein sequence MTSPTITLNDGIEIPQVGFGTFQVEPEQTQRTVEDALAAGYRHIDTAAGYYNEAGVGAAVRACGLPRDEVFVTTKLRNGDQGYEQALRAFEDSRRELGLDVVDLYLIHWPVPSKDLYVETWRAFEKLLADGAVRAIGVSNFLPEHLDRLVRETDVVPAVNQVEVHPTFQQRPTQDASTGHGIAVQAYSPLGRGKDLQADAITTVAERLGVTTGQVALRWHVQAGRIVIPKSVTPERIRSNLDLFSFDLTAQDVAAIDALDSDERLGADPATAAFSQMR from the coding sequence ATGACCTCTCCCACGATCACCCTGAACGACGGCATCGAGATCCCGCAGGTCGGCTTCGGGACCTTCCAGGTGGAGCCCGAGCAGACGCAGCGGACCGTCGAGGACGCCCTCGCGGCCGGGTACCGCCACATCGACACCGCTGCCGGCTACTACAACGAGGCGGGCGTCGGCGCCGCCGTGCGCGCGTGCGGCCTGCCGCGGGACGAGGTGTTCGTCACCACGAAGCTGCGCAACGGAGACCAGGGCTACGAGCAGGCACTGCGGGCGTTCGAGGACAGCCGCCGCGAGCTCGGGCTCGACGTCGTGGACCTGTACCTGATCCACTGGCCGGTGCCCAGCAAGGACCTGTACGTGGAGACGTGGCGTGCCTTCGAGAAGCTGCTCGCCGACGGCGCGGTGCGTGCGATCGGCGTGTCGAACTTCCTGCCGGAGCACCTCGACCGGCTCGTGCGCGAGACGGACGTCGTGCCGGCCGTCAACCAGGTCGAGGTGCACCCGACATTCCAGCAGCGACCCACCCAGGACGCCTCCACGGGTCACGGCATCGCGGTCCAGGCCTACTCGCCGCTGGGCCGGGGCAAGGACCTGCAGGCCGACGCGATCACGACGGTCGCCGAGCGGCTGGGCGTCACGACCGGCCAGGTCGCCCTGCGCTGGCACGTGCAGGCCGGGCGGATCGTCATCCCCAAGTCCGTGACGCCCGAGCGCATCCGGTCGAACCTGGACCTCTTCTCGTTCGACCTCACGGCGCAGGACGTCGCCGCGATCGACGCCCTCGACTCCGACGAGCGCCTCGGTGCGGACCCGGCGACGGCGGCGTTCTCCCAGATGCGCTGA
- a CDS encoding Ku protein yields MRAIWKGAVAFGLVNVPVRLYAATGEHEVRLHQVHREDGGRIRYRKVCSLDGESVEWSDIAKGYETQDGELVVLTDEDFQQLPLSTEREIEVLEFVPAEQVDPILLQKTYFLEPDKSAAKPYALLRGALEETDRVAVVKVAIRQRESMAVLRVRDKVIVLQTLLWPDEVREADFPVLDDDVTVRPQELTMASSLVESLAGDFDPSQYEDAYVAALEQLIAAKVSSGDTQAPPAPPEEEASDGGGEVVDLLAALQRSVDKARAARGEDAQAPEPAESGTKKGTGTPKKKKPAAKTTAGKASTAATPAKDEDTGEDAAPARRRARTKAS; encoded by the coding sequence GTGCGGGCGATCTGGAAGGGCGCGGTGGCCTTCGGCCTGGTGAACGTGCCGGTGCGGCTGTACGCGGCGACGGGCGAGCACGAGGTCCGGCTCCACCAGGTGCACCGCGAGGACGGGGGGCGCATCCGCTACCGCAAGGTGTGCAGCCTGGACGGCGAGAGCGTCGAGTGGTCGGACATCGCCAAGGGCTACGAGACGCAGGACGGCGAGCTCGTCGTCCTGACGGACGAGGACTTCCAGCAGCTGCCGCTGTCCACGGAACGTGAGATCGAGGTCCTGGAGTTCGTGCCGGCTGAGCAGGTCGACCCGATCCTGCTGCAGAAGACCTACTTTCTCGAGCCCGACAAGAGCGCCGCCAAGCCGTACGCGCTGCTGCGCGGCGCGCTCGAGGAGACGGACCGTGTCGCGGTGGTCAAGGTCGCGATCCGGCAGCGGGAGTCGATGGCCGTGCTGCGGGTGCGGGACAAGGTCATCGTCCTGCAGACCCTGCTGTGGCCCGACGAGGTGCGGGAGGCCGACTTCCCGGTCCTCGACGACGACGTCACGGTCCGGCCCCAGGAGCTGACGATGGCGTCGTCGCTCGTGGAGTCCCTCGCCGGCGACTTCGACCCGTCGCAGTACGAGGACGCGTACGTCGCGGCCCTCGAGCAGCTCATCGCCGCCAAGGTGTCGTCGGGTGACACCCAGGCGCCCCCGGCTCCGCCGGAGGAGGAGGCGTCCGACGGCGGGGGCGAGGTCGTGGACCTGCTGGCGGCGCTGCAGCGGTCCGTCGACAAGGCGCGTGCGGCGCGCGGTGAGGACGCGCAGGCGCCCGAGCCTGCCGAGAGCGGGACGAAGAAGGGGACCGGCACACCGAAGAAGAAGAAGCCTGCGGCGAAGACCACCGCCGGCAAGGCGTCCACGGCCGCGACCCCCGCCAAGGACGAGGACACCGGCGAGGACGCCGCGCCCGCCCGCCGCCGGGCCCGTACCAAGGCGTCGTGA
- a CDS encoding DUF2277 domain-containing protein, with product MCRNITTLRGLEPHATDAEIEAAARQYVRKVTGVQQLSDATREPFERAVAEIAHITAHLLEDLPERRRPPTTVPPLRRPEVAARVAAREAG from the coding sequence ATGTGCAGGAACATCACGACGCTGCGCGGCCTGGAGCCGCACGCCACCGACGCGGAGATCGAAGCGGCGGCTCGCCAGTACGTGCGCAAGGTCACGGGGGTCCAGCAGCTGTCGGACGCCACGCGTGAGCCGTTCGAGCGCGCCGTCGCCGAGATCGCCCACATCACGGCGCACCTGCTGGAGGACCTGCCGGAGCGGCGACGCCCGCCGACGACCGTGCCGCCGCTGCGACGGCCCGAGGTCGCCGCCCGGGTCGCGGCCCGCGAAGCCGGCTGA